One genomic window of Sporosarcina ureae includes the following:
- a CDS encoding YfiT family bacillithiol transferase produces MDHRFPIGELHVPEQVTLEDIRKWLQEIESYTTRLRGTVDSLNDEELTKTYREGAWTVRQLVHHIADSQLTMYQRLKLALTDDHPTAPAFDQEKWAVLPDTELPVEPSIKMLEGINERIVALGNSLTEEQQQRTFIHQVNGEITVAKKIAKLAWHEAHHLAHIEIALAK; encoded by the coding sequence ATGGATCATCGATTTCCGATCGGAGAATTACACGTTCCTGAACAAGTGACGTTGGAAGATATTCGAAAGTGGTTACAAGAAATTGAAAGCTATACAACTCGATTGAGGGGAACTGTAGATTCATTGAATGACGAAGAACTAACTAAAACGTATCGCGAAGGTGCGTGGACAGTTCGTCAATTGGTGCATCATATTGCAGACTCGCAGTTGACTATGTATCAGCGATTAAAGCTTGCGTTAACAGACGACCATCCAACAGCACCTGCTTTCGATCAAGAGAAGTGGGCTGTACTCCCTGACACCGAGCTACCGGTGGAGCCTTCCATTAAGATGCTCGAAGGGATCAATGAGCGTATTGTCGCGTTAGGCAATAGTCTGACAGAAGAGCAACAGCAACGAACATTTATTCATCAAGTAAACGGAGAGATTACAGTAGCGAAAAAGATCGCGAAGTTGGCTTGGCATGAAGCGCATCATTTAGCACATATTGAGATCGCTTTGGCGAAATAA
- a CDS encoding DegV family protein, producing MKKIAWITDTAAQVDEAFIQRHHVSVLPLGVVFEDRCYRESLDLTEDEFYDKLRAAKGSPKTSQPTIGEMTTLYEKLQTEGYDFAIAVHLSSGLSGTFESAQSAAKMTDFPVYPIDSKIGSFPMVKMIEMGNELFAEGKGPEEVVEALTAMTANSKLSFIPGSLGQLHKSGRVSGTQAFLSNLLNIKVLISFENGKAVMTEKVRSMKRAKKHVTSLLRSDMEKGFVPEVAVIHCHNPQDANIWKNELLKEFPTLHVQVVSLSVCVAVHAGEGTTGLSWVTY from the coding sequence ATGAAGAAAATAGCTTGGATTACGGATACGGCAGCACAAGTAGATGAGGCTTTTATTCAACGACATCATGTATCTGTACTTCCTCTTGGCGTAGTGTTTGAAGATCGATGCTATAGGGAATCACTGGATCTTACAGAAGACGAGTTTTATGATAAATTACGCGCTGCAAAAGGTTCACCTAAAACCTCACAACCTACAATTGGTGAGATGACTACTTTATATGAAAAACTGCAGACAGAAGGATATGACTTTGCGATTGCCGTGCATTTATCTAGTGGACTTTCAGGTACATTTGAAAGCGCTCAATCCGCAGCAAAGATGACAGACTTCCCTGTGTACCCTATTGATTCAAAAATCGGTTCCTTTCCAATGGTCAAAATGATTGAGATGGGGAATGAACTGTTTGCGGAAGGTAAAGGACCAGAAGAAGTCGTGGAAGCCCTTACTGCGATGACTGCAAATTCTAAGTTATCGTTTATCCCAGGTAGTCTAGGCCAATTGCATAAAAGTGGTCGCGTTTCAGGAACACAAGCATTTTTAAGTAATTTGCTGAACATAAAAGTTCTCATTAGTTTTGAGAACGGAAAAGCCGTGATGACGGAAAAAGTGCGGTCCATGAAGCGGGCAAAAAAACATGTTACTTCCCTACTCCGTTCCGATATGGAAAAAGGTTTTGTACCAGAAGTAGCGGTTATTCATTGCCATAATCCACAGGACGCTAACATATGGAAGAACGAGCTACTAAAAGAATTTCCGACATTACATGTTCAAGTCGTTTCACTTAGTGTTTGTGTGGCCGTGCATGCAGGCGAAGGAACGACGGGATTAAGCTGGGTCACCTATTGA
- a CDS encoding MerR family transcriptional regulator has product MKMKVKQVAELVGISVRTLHHYDEIGLLTPEETTDAGYRYYSEQNLETLQQILFFKELDFPLKEIKEILSDPSFDRQQALQLHRKLLLEKRDRIDQMVATIDKTTHYLKGEIDMSNEEKFKGFNFSQNPYEEEARKLWGAKAIEQSNTAFKNTAVGEKMNDIYRKLAQLKNTPPESTEAQTAITEWYEFLNTHTGHHYTLEAFKGLGHMYTADERFTKNIDQFGTGLAQFMCEAMTIFSDTHKK; this is encoded by the coding sequence ATGAAAATGAAGGTAAAGCAAGTCGCGGAATTAGTCGGTATTAGCGTGCGCACACTTCATCACTACGATGAAATCGGATTGCTGACACCCGAGGAAACCACAGACGCGGGTTATCGCTATTACTCCGAACAGAATCTCGAGACGTTGCAGCAAATACTTTTTTTCAAAGAACTGGACTTTCCTCTGAAAGAAATAAAGGAAATTCTCAGCGATCCGTCATTTGACCGCCAGCAAGCTCTTCAGCTGCATCGAAAACTATTGCTTGAGAAACGCGACCGGATCGATCAAATGGTTGCGACCATCGATAAAACTACACACTATCTAAAAGGAGAGATCGACATGTCCAATGAAGAAAAGTTTAAAGGATTTAATTTCAGTCAAAACCCATATGAAGAAGAAGCGCGGAAATTATGGGGAGCAAAGGCGATCGAACAATCAAACACCGCATTCAAAAATACAGCCGTCGGAGAAAAGATGAATGACATCTACCGGAAATTGGCACAGCTCAAAAACACACCACCTGAATCCACTGAAGCACAAACAGCCATTACAGAATGGTATGAGTTTTTGAATACACATACTGGTCATCACTACACTTTGGAAGCGTTCAAAGGGTTAGGGCATATGTATACAGCAGACGAACGCTTCACGAAAAATATCGATCAATTCGGTACAGGTTTGGCACAATTTATGTGCGAAGCGATGACCATTTTTTCAGATACTCACAAAAAATAA
- a CDS encoding glycerate kinase: MKIVIAPDAFKGSLQADQAANAMYSGVKKVYPHAEVVRLPVADGGEGTLAVLVASTGGTLRTVSVQDPLGRTIDACFGMLGDGETAVIEMAQASGLLLLEEHELDPMKASTFGTGQLIRHALDMGYRKMIIGLGGSATNDGGAGLLEALGVRFLSDGQLLRMNGATLPLINEIDTSQLDKRLLETDIRIASDVDNPFVGEQGASFVFGPQKGADAEMILRLDEGLRHLADETEKQMGVRLHALRGAGAAGGSAGALIAYCGARLESGIDVMLEAMDFEKHLSSADFIVTGEGKTDRQTLAGKALMGIAKLARVEDVPVIVISGAIEEAARQELLVWFTELHSLDDGKKSLAELMANAAELLENKTSIVMQSR; encoded by the coding sequence GTGAAAATTGTCATTGCCCCTGATGCATTTAAGGGCAGCTTACAGGCAGATCAAGCGGCCAACGCTATGTATAGTGGCGTGAAGAAAGTATATCCGCATGCAGAAGTAGTCCGTTTACCCGTCGCGGATGGTGGCGAGGGAACGCTTGCTGTCCTTGTCGCGTCAACTGGCGGGACGTTGCGAACCGTATCTGTGCAAGATCCGCTTGGTCGCACAATAGATGCATGCTTTGGTATGCTTGGTGACGGTGAGACAGCGGTCATTGAAATGGCACAGGCGTCCGGTTTGCTGTTGCTTGAGGAGCATGAACTCGATCCAATGAAAGCGTCAACATTTGGCACGGGGCAGTTAATTCGTCATGCGCTGGATATGGGTTACAGGAAAATGATCATTGGACTTGGCGGGAGTGCGACGAATGATGGGGGAGCGGGTTTGCTTGAAGCGCTAGGCGTTCGTTTCCTCTCTGATGGACAGCTATTGCGGATGAATGGGGCTACGCTTCCGTTAATCAATGAAATCGATACCTCGCAACTGGATAAACGTTTGCTGGAGACGGACATTCGCATTGCATCTGATGTGGACAATCCGTTTGTCGGTGAGCAAGGCGCGTCGTTTGTTTTCGGTCCGCAAAAAGGAGCGGATGCAGAGATGATCCTGCGTCTGGATGAAGGGTTACGACATTTGGCGGACGAAACGGAAAAGCAAATGGGCGTGCGATTGCATGCGTTACGCGGTGCAGGAGCGGCTGGGGGAAGTGCGGGTGCATTAATTGCCTATTGTGGAGCGCGTCTTGAAAGTGGAATTGATGTCATGCTCGAAGCGATGGATTTCGAAAAGCATCTCTCTTCAGCAGATTTCATTGTAACAGGGGAAGGTAAGACGGATCGGCAGACGCTTGCAGGCAAGGCATTAATGGGGATTGCAAAGCTTGCGAGGGTAGAGGATGTTCCGGTTATTGTCATTTCAGGAGCGATTGAAGAAGCAGCGCGTCAAGAGCTTCTTGTGTGGTTCACCGAATTGCATTCATTGGATGATGGAAAGAAGTCGTTGGCCGAATTGATGGCAAATGCGGCAGAGTTATTGGAAAACAAAACGTCGATAGTCATGCAAAGTAGATAG
- a CDS encoding threonine aldolase family protein encodes MIRFENDYTEGAHTRILQRLIETNEEQTPGYGMDEHCEKAREYIRKECEAKEADVHFLVGGTQTNTTIIASILRPYQGAVAAESGHIATHETGAIESTGHKVLTVPSEDGKITAEQVKELVDAHWNDASPEHSVQPGLVYISNPTENGTTYTKAELEALSEVCGECELPLVLDGARLGYGLASVDNDITLADYARLCDVFYIGGTKIGALFGEAVVITNDSLKKDFRYFIKQRGGLLAKGRLLGIQFETLFEDGLYYEVSKHAVEMALILRQAFVENGFALRFDSTTNQQFPILPEYVMTELSKKYSFTFWEKVDATHSAVRFCTSWSTKKEHVDMLVNDLHRLCITSY; translated from the coding sequence ATGATACGATTTGAAAATGATTATACGGAAGGCGCGCATACGCGAATTCTGCAACGATTGATCGAAACAAATGAAGAACAAACGCCGGGATACGGTATGGATGAACACTGCGAGAAAGCTAGAGAGTATATTCGTAAAGAGTGTGAAGCGAAAGAGGCAGATGTTCACTTTTTAGTAGGAGGCACTCAAACAAATACTACGATCATCGCGTCGATTTTACGTCCGTACCAAGGTGCAGTCGCTGCCGAGAGTGGACATATTGCAACGCATGAAACGGGCGCTATTGAATCTACTGGACATAAAGTGCTTACTGTACCTAGCGAGGACGGGAAAATTACAGCGGAGCAAGTGAAAGAGTTAGTGGATGCTCACTGGAATGACGCGAGCCCTGAGCATAGTGTACAACCAGGCCTCGTATATATATCAAACCCTACAGAAAATGGAACGACTTATACTAAAGCAGAATTGGAAGCTTTGAGTGAAGTATGTGGGGAATGCGAGTTGCCATTAGTACTGGACGGTGCCCGACTTGGGTATGGGTTGGCTTCGGTTGATAATGACATCACGTTAGCAGATTATGCACGACTATGTGATGTATTCTATATTGGTGGAACGAAAATAGGTGCGTTATTTGGTGAAGCGGTCGTCATTACCAATGATTCATTGAAAAAGGATTTTCGATATTTTATCAAACAAAGAGGCGGCTTGCTCGCTAAAGGAAGACTGTTAGGCATCCAGTTTGAAACGTTGTTCGAAGATGGTTTGTACTATGAAGTCTCGAAACATGCTGTGGAAATGGCGTTGATCCTTCGACAAGCATTTGTGGAGAACGGGTTTGCATTACGTTTTGATTCGACAACTAATCAGCAATTTCCGATCTTGCCAGAGTATGTCATGACAGAGCTGAGTAAAAAGTATTCATTCACTTTCTGGGAAAAGGTCGATGCAACTCATAGTGCGGTTCGTTTTTGCACAAGTTGGTCTACTAAGAAAGAACATGTTGACATGCTCGTGAACGATTTGCATCGGCTATGTATTACATCTTACTAG
- a CDS encoding GlsB/YeaQ/YmgE family stress response membrane protein — MSILLYLIIGGVIGWFASLLIGKSVPGGIVGNMITGIIGAWIGGNLLGSWGPRLGEFYVVPTIVGALIFVIVVSYIMKATRKRR; from the coding sequence ATGAGTATCCTTTTATATTTAATAATTGGCGGTGTAATTGGTTGGTTTGCTAGTCTACTCATTGGAAAAAGTGTCCCAGGTGGTATTGTGGGGAATATGATTACGGGAATCATAGGTGCGTGGATTGGCGGCAATTTATTAGGTAGCTGGGGCCCGCGGTTAGGAGAATTTTATGTCGTCCCTACTATTGTAGGCGCATTGATTTTTGTTATAGTCGTCAGTTACATTATGAAGGCGACACGGAAAAGGCGGTAA
- a CDS encoding alanine/glycine:cation symporter family protein, which translates to MFQDAINWLVGPANNFIWTYVLIGLLLATGLYFSIRTKFVQVRLFGEMFRLIVEKKDSNDGVSPFQAFTISAASRVGTGNVAGVALAIGIGGPGAVFWMWVIAIIGMATAFIESTLAQVYKVKDGDTFRGGPAYYMQKALGWRKLGIVFAILLTMCFGFIFNAVQSNTISQSFTDVFGIPHWAVGVGLIALTAVIVFGGVQRIVKVTQTIVPIMATFYIIVALYIVILNITEVPAMIALIFEHAFGIKEIMGGGIGMAMMQGVRRGLFSNEAGMGSVPNAAATANVSHPAKQGLVQSLGVFFDTIIICSATAFIILLGGLYQSGETNGILLTQASMEVHVGAWAPYFIAVAIMFFAFSSIIGNYYYGETNIEFINANVLWKRIYQVLVLAMVYFGAVAKVQVVWDMADLFMGLMAIINLVVILLLGKIAFKVLDDFTKQRKAGRNPVFKAASIPDLKGAECWEETAERAEDRL; encoded by the coding sequence ATGTTTCAAGATGCAATCAACTGGCTTGTAGGGCCGGCGAATAATTTCATTTGGACATATGTTTTAATTGGACTTTTATTGGCAACAGGTTTATATTTCTCAATTCGCACGAAATTTGTACAAGTACGCTTATTTGGTGAGATGTTCCGTCTGATTGTTGAGAAGAAGGATAGCAACGACGGGGTATCGCCATTCCAAGCATTTACAATTAGTGCCGCGTCACGTGTAGGGACAGGTAACGTAGCAGGGGTAGCCCTTGCGATCGGAATCGGTGGGCCCGGCGCGGTATTCTGGATGTGGGTTATCGCTATAATCGGTATGGCGACTGCATTCATTGAAAGTACATTGGCGCAAGTGTATAAAGTGAAAGACGGCGATACTTTCCGCGGAGGGCCGGCGTATTATATGCAAAAAGCGTTAGGCTGGCGGAAACTTGGTATTGTCTTTGCGATTTTACTGACGATGTGTTTCGGATTCATCTTTAACGCAGTGCAATCGAACACAATCAGTCAATCGTTCACAGACGTATTCGGCATTCCACATTGGGCTGTAGGAGTTGGACTCATTGCTCTGACGGCAGTAATTGTCTTTGGTGGTGTGCAGCGTATTGTTAAAGTAACGCAGACTATCGTACCTATAATGGCAACATTTTATATTATCGTAGCATTGTATATTGTGATATTGAACATTACAGAAGTTCCAGCGATGATCGCATTAATCTTCGAGCACGCATTCGGTATTAAAGAAATCATGGGCGGCGGAATCGGTATGGCTATGATGCAAGGTGTACGCCGAGGTCTGTTCTCCAATGAAGCAGGTATGGGTAGTGTGCCAAACGCAGCAGCTACAGCGAACGTATCGCACCCAGCAAAACAAGGACTCGTACAATCATTAGGCGTATTTTTCGATACCATCATCATCTGTTCAGCAACTGCCTTCATTATCTTACTTGGCGGCTTGTACCAATCAGGCGAAACAAACGGTATCTTATTGACGCAAGCATCCATGGAAGTACACGTAGGCGCATGGGCACCATACTTCATCGCCGTAGCGATCATGTTCTTCGCCTTCAGTTCCATCATCGGTAACTACTACTATGGCGAAACGAACATCGAATTTATCAACGCTAACGTCTTGTGGAAACGAATCTACCAAGTTCTCGTACTCGCTATGGTCTACTTCGGAGCCGTTGCAAAAGTACAAGTCGTCTGGGACATGGCCGACTTATTCATGGGACTAATGGCCATCATTAACTTAGTCGTTATACTACTCCTGGGCAAAATTGCCTTCAAAGTACTCGACGACTTCACCAAACAACGAAAGGCGGGCAGGAACCCCGTCTTCAAAGCAGCTAGCATCCCTGATTTAAAAGGCGCAGAGTGTTGGGAAGAAACAGCTGAAAGAGCAGAAGATCGTTTGTGA
- a CDS encoding PaaI family thioesterase, with translation MTQNEMFHIGKQALEAQSFSKLLGTELMEFKPGEVVLEVPITEHVLQQHGFVHGGVIGYAADNALTFVGGSVLGPNVLTAEYKINYIRPAVGEKLIARATVISAGKRQAVCRCDVFSVKDGEEKMCAAAQGTIMTVIAE, from the coding sequence ATGACGCAAAATGAAATGTTTCATATCGGAAAGCAAGCACTGGAAGCCCAATCTTTCAGCAAACTGTTAGGTACTGAATTGATGGAGTTTAAACCAGGTGAAGTCGTTCTGGAAGTTCCCATCACGGAACATGTATTGCAGCAACATGGCTTTGTGCACGGTGGGGTCATTGGTTATGCAGCTGATAATGCATTGACCTTTGTAGGCGGTTCCGTTCTGGGCCCTAACGTATTGACGGCAGAATACAAAATCAACTATATACGGCCCGCTGTTGGTGAAAAGTTAATTGCCCGGGCGACAGTTATATCAGCAGGCAAGCGGCAAGCCGTATGCCGTTGTGATGTTTTTTCCGTCAAAGATGGAGAAGAGAAGATGTGTGCCGCAGCCCAAGGGACCATTATGACAGTGATAGCCGAATAA
- a CDS encoding protein kinase family protein, producing MSIYQELVESIVVNQKNRLMDFHPSLQLIGTGRSAFVFRIQSSNKAIKVFFPNFVYIAKEEAEIYLVLKDIHYFPRIYEAGTNYLVMDYVEGDTLFDCLTNGRLITDAHIKEIDYALSLASDAGLNPSDIHLRNILITPDDQVRLIDVARYRQQKDCRQWSDLKKAHRQFYQKHFFWKKVPSSFLNGVAYLYKKGLIPSYRL from the coding sequence TTGAGTATATATCAGGAACTTGTGGAGTCGATCGTCGTGAATCAAAAGAATCGTCTAATGGACTTTCATCCATCTTTGCAGCTTATCGGAACAGGGAGAAGTGCGTTTGTATTTCGAATTCAATCCTCGAACAAGGCGATTAAAGTTTTCTTTCCAAATTTCGTCTACATTGCGAAGGAAGAGGCTGAGATTTATCTAGTACTCAAGGATATTCATTATTTTCCACGTATTTATGAAGCAGGCACGAATTATTTAGTGATGGATTACGTGGAAGGAGATACGCTTTTTGATTGCCTGACAAATGGGCGGTTGATTACAGACGCACATATTAAAGAAATCGACTATGCTTTATCGTTAGCATCTGACGCGGGGTTGAATCCGTCAGACATTCATTTGCGAAATATATTGATCACGCCTGACGATCAAGTCAGACTGATCGACGTGGCGCGGTATAGACAGCAAAAAGATTGCAGGCAGTGGAGTGATTTGAAAAAAGCTCATCGCCAATTTTATCAAAAACATTTCTTTTGGAAGAAAGTCCCGAGCTCGTTTTTGAATGGTGTAGCGTACTTGTATAAAAAGGGACTCATCCCATCGTATCGGTTATGA
- a CDS encoding DUF2243 domain-containing protein, translated as MAELKVKNWTNRKSYQKRNLWAGILFGLGFVAFLDETLFHQLLHWHKFYDKSTVAVGLVSDGLFHAFSWFATVGGLYLVADLRRRNALWHKMFWGGKLLGGGAFQLYDGTIQHKVMRIHQIRYNVDIVPYDIIWNGSAILMIVIGLLLIKSAQRDARSAERLMLHAT; from the coding sequence ATGGCTGAGTTAAAAGTGAAAAACTGGACGAACCGAAAAAGTTATCAGAAAAGAAATCTATGGGCCGGTATACTATTCGGCCTTGGGTTTGTGGCGTTTTTGGATGAGACACTGTTCCATCAACTGCTGCATTGGCACAAGTTTTATGATAAATCTACCGTGGCGGTTGGCTTGGTGTCGGATGGTTTGTTTCATGCGTTCAGCTGGTTTGCGACGGTGGGCGGTTTGTATTTGGTGGCGGATTTGCGTAGAAGAAATGCGCTATGGCATAAGATGTTCTGGGGTGGCAAGTTACTCGGGGGCGGGGCGTTCCAATTATATGACGGGACCATTCAACACAAGGTCATGCGCATTCATCAGATTCGTTATAACGTGGACATCGTTCCGTATGATATCATTTGGAACGGTTCTGCGATTTTGATGATTGTGATCGGTCTGTTGCTCATCAAGTCCGCGCAACGGGATGCCCGCTCGGCGGAAAGGTTGATGCTTCATGCAACATAA
- a CDS encoding YnfA family protein, with protein sequence MVKVVVIFLLAGLAEIGGGYLIWQWLREGKSAMFGLFGGVALIVYGVVVTFQTFPSFGRVYAAYGGVFVFLSVLWGWGIDKKTPDLYDFIGAGICLIGVSVILFAPRS encoded by the coding sequence ATGGTGAAAGTTGTAGTGATATTTCTCCTAGCCGGCTTGGCCGAAATCGGTGGAGGGTATTTGATTTGGCAATGGCTGCGCGAAGGTAAATCTGCGATGTTTGGCTTATTCGGCGGCGTTGCATTAATTGTATATGGCGTGGTGGTCACATTCCAGACATTCCCGTCTTTTGGCAGAGTGTATGCAGCGTATGGAGGAGTGTTCGTTTTTCTATCTGTATTATGGGGATGGGGAATTGATAAAAAAACCCCTGATTTGTACGATTTCATAGGGGCGGGTATTTGCCTGATTGGTGTGTCCGTCATATTGTTTGCACCGAGATCGTAA
- a CDS encoding cytochrome c oxidase assembly protein, translating to MQHNSYISVTDWLFGISAVLAILLYGVAVFHSNRQRRLRKWPRRRIVLWVAGVVASASAVVGPLADLSHDSFTWHMLGHLLLGMLGPLLLALAAPMTLLLRTLPVRQARKVTYLLKSRLAGFYTHPVTASILNIGGLWLLYTTGLFAAMHHHLWLHILIHVHVFVAGYLFTISLLYIDPVSHRYSYRYRTVVFIVALAGHGILSKFLYAYPPAGVPVEEARVGAMLMYYGGDAVDLVLIILLFRSWYHSAKRQQTNIPSTSDVHVYKSETTQNAPANY from the coding sequence ATGCAACATAATTCATATATCAGTGTAACCGATTGGCTATTTGGGATTTCTGCGGTTCTCGCCATCCTATTATACGGAGTCGCTGTCTTTCATTCCAATCGACAAAGACGTTTGCGAAAATGGCCACGGAGACGGATCGTGTTGTGGGTAGCGGGTGTAGTAGCCTCAGCAAGTGCTGTCGTCGGACCGCTTGCCGACCTGTCACATGATTCTTTCACATGGCATATGTTGGGCCATCTCTTGCTCGGCATGCTCGGCCCCCTTCTGTTGGCGCTCGCCGCTCCCATGACGTTATTGCTGCGGACACTACCCGTTCGGCAGGCACGTAAAGTAACCTACTTGCTAAAAAGCCGACTCGCGGGGTTCTATACACATCCCGTCACTGCATCCATTCTGAACATCGGCGGACTGTGGCTGTTATATACGACGGGGTTGTTTGCGGCCATGCACCACCATCTTTGGCTGCATATCTTGATCCATGTGCACGTGTTCGTTGCGGGATATTTATTTACCATTTCTCTTTTATACATCGATCCTGTATCTCACCGCTATAGTTACCGATACCGCACTGTAGTTTTTATTGTGGCTCTTGCGGGACACGGAATTCTATCAAAATTCCTATATGCCTATCCGCCTGCCGGTGTACCTGTTGAAGAAGCGCGTGTAGGAGCTATGCTTATGTATTACGGAGGCGATGCGGTGGATCTCGTGTTGATCATTCTATTGTTTAGAAGCTGGTATCACTCGGCGAAACGTCAACAGACCAACATTCCATCCACTTCAGACGTTCATGTGTATAAGAGTGAAACGACACAAAACGCACCTGCCAACTACTAG
- a CDS encoding VTT domain-containing protein codes for MNLIQGLISFILHIDEHLVDIIQIFGGWSYVILFLIVFIETGVVIFPFLPGDSLLFAGGAFAALDAFNIWWLVAVFFVAAVLGDTVNYHIGRKVGMSISPGSWLGKVINQEKMRAAETFFNTHGGKTILIARFMPFVRTFAPFVAGASRMNYRYFAFYNVVGAAFWVGLCTMLGYLFGNIPVIKENFSTVLLAIIFLSVLPALIGVVKSKLSRQAVR; via the coding sequence ATGAATCTCATTCAAGGACTAATCAGCTTTATCTTGCACATTGATGAGCATCTAGTCGATATCATTCAAATTTTTGGCGGTTGGTCGTACGTCATCTTATTTTTAATCGTTTTTATTGAAACCGGTGTAGTGATATTTCCATTTCTACCTGGTGACTCTTTGCTGTTCGCAGGTGGTGCATTTGCGGCGTTAGATGCATTTAATATTTGGTGGCTTGTCGCGGTCTTCTTCGTTGCAGCTGTCCTTGGTGATACAGTGAACTACCATATTGGACGTAAAGTGGGGATGTCGATTTCTCCCGGCAGTTGGCTAGGGAAAGTGATAAACCAAGAGAAAATGAGAGCTGCAGAGACGTTCTTTAATACGCATGGTGGAAAAACTATCTTGATTGCCCGCTTTATGCCGTTTGTCCGGACATTCGCTCCGTTCGTTGCGGGCGCGAGCCGCATGAATTATCGGTACTTTGCTTTCTATAATGTCGTTGGAGCGGCATTTTGGGTAGGTCTATGCACGATGCTAGGGTATTTATTCGGCAATATTCCTGTTATTAAAGAGAACTTTTCCACGGTGTTGCTTGCAATTATCTTTTTATCTGTCCTGCCTGCATTAATCGGTGTGGTGAAAAGTAAATTGAGCAGGCAAGCTGTACGATGA